tagggtctttctgtatgaatgtatgtacatgtcgtttgggcgatcccatacgccgaggcggccggtccgcatatgttgtttgggcgaccctatacgccgaggcggccggtccgcatatgtttatatattgcttggttagccctgtgtggcttccgttggtattttctgcgtgcagggtatattggatagtccgtaaaacaaaggaaactctgccgaaatttttctggaaattacctaaatttgaaataaagccttgtcggcttccgccatatactagaatgagttgatagaatttgagataatatttaatagatgggttcgggtgcccagatcgggcactagtcacggcctacggggttgggtcgtgacagaagtggtatcagagcgaggtttgtcctcggagtgtccacagatcgtgtctagtagagtcttgtttatcggtgtgttgtgcaccacatctataaacaggaggctacaggacatttaggatgttgtcttttcttctgatcttagatcgtgcgatagaactgtgctattaggatgattctgttttgatctgttgttgtttttctttcagtgatgcctccgaaaaaggcgacggccgcccagaagaaaaagggcgtagtaggagagaccagccgggctcagaagggtactcggacccttgctcagatgatgcgtgatattacatcccggccagccgactctgctacgtcttcatcgtcagaggagtctggagcagcttcaccattagctccaggggcttcagctcctgcgcctccagctcctcagcaaggggcggaggacaggacactgagagaggctgtgcaattattgaccactctggtagcgggacaggctcgcagacgcgggcggagagatgatgatgatgacgataggcgtgacagcctgagggttcgagagtttctattatgtggccctccagagttttacgggtctaagcccgacgaggacccccatgactttattcgggggatgcggcgctcactagatttggtcagggcttcagagactgagtctgttgagttggcttcgcatagactacgggatgttgctgctcactggtatgagtcctgggagctatccaggggtgagggtgctaccccagctacttgggacgagttcgtgactgctttcactcaccactttttgcccccagagttacggcgagcgcgggttgaccgatttttgcatctgcagcagaggggtcggagcgtccgtgagtataatatggagtttgattctttggcccggtatgcacctgccatagtagcagatatggccgatcggatgcacagatacgtgatggggttagaccgctatttgattgatggctgtatggcggtggcattgcaggcagacatggatattgcccgactacaggcttatgccctaggtatggaggaccgacatagagctgattattctagcagagatcgggacaggaggccgcccaagagggccagattcgcaggttattctggagattctcgaggcggacagcctcagcagcagcagtcaggcagacatcctcctccgtcaggccggggtacacccccacagtttaccggcaggagatctgagggtgtcggatattcaggggcaggcccgagctccagggcttcaggttcacagttgaacagaggttccagcagtcagatgaggccacccagacctttgtgttcctactgtgggagacagcacccgggagagtgtttccgagctacgggtgcatgctttgtgtgcggccgtcagggccatcagatgagagactgtccggctagaggtggtacaggcagttcagctcagtctaccgggtcagccggtggttcatcttcagcctcggtggcgatgcgccctgcggggcgaggtactccagcaccagcaggccgcggcaggggtcgtggcggagcttcgggttctagcggtccttcgaaccgcatttatgccttagccagcagacaggaccaggaggcttcgcctaatgtcgtcacaggtatattactggttttctctcgtgatgtgtatgcattgattgatcctggttctacattatcatttatatctccactcgttgctgataaaattgggatagaatccgaaccgatagagccttttgaggtagctacaccagtaggggattctgttatagccagtcagatttatagagattgttccgtgattatctgtggccgctgcactaaggcggatttggtagagttagatatgatcgagtttgacgtgattatgggtatggattggctagcttcttgctatgctcatgttgattgtcaaaagaagatagtccgattccaattcccaggggagccagttatagagtgggcaggtaatacagtatcgccgaggggtaagtttatttcatacctcaaggctgagaaaatgatcagaaaggggtatatttatcatctggtccgtgttcatgatttagaggcagaggcaccgactcttcagtcagtcccagtggttaatgaatttgtagatgtattcccagatgagcttccgggtctacctcccgaacgggagatagagtttgctattgatctgttgccagacactcagcctatctctattcctccgtacagaatggcacctgcagaattaaaagaattgaaagagcagctgagagatttattggagaagggtttcattcggcctagtgcgtcaccctggggagctccagtattatttgtgaggaagaaagacggctcgctgcggatgtgcattgattatcggcagttgaataaggtaaccatcaagaataaatatcccctccccaggattgatgatttgtttgatcagctgcagggtgccaggtacttctcgaagatagacctgcgatcgggttaccatcaggtacgggtacgagaggctgatattcccaagacagcattcaggacccgatatgggcactatgagttcagagttatgtcttttgggctgacaaatgccccagcagtatttatggacctgatgaatcgggtattcagaccgttcttggatatgtttgtgatcgtatttatcgatgatattctggtttattctcggtcagaagcagagcatgcagaccatttgaggacggtacttggcacacttcggcaccaggaattatatgctaaattttctaagtgtgaattctggttatcttcagtggcatttctgggacatattattggggctgatggcgtccgggtggatacccagaagatcgaggccgtaaagaattggcctagacctacgacgccgacagaggtgcgtagctttctgggattggctggttattatcggagattcgtggagaagtttgcttccatttcagcgcctttgacaaggctgactcagaagggagctaagtttcagtggtcagatgcttgcgagcgtagcttccagttgctgaaagagaagttgactacggctccagtcctgactcttccggagggtccagatgggtatgtgatttattgtgatgcctctggtattggtttgggatgtgtgttgatgcagcacggcagggtgatagcttatgcttcccggcagctcagaaaacatgaaaagaattatcctactcacgatttggagctggccgcggtcattcatgctttgaagatgtggagacattatttatatggggttcacgttgacatttatacagatcataagagccttcagtacatctttaggcaaaaagagctgaacttgcggcagcggaggtggttagagttactgaaagattatgatgttgacattctctaccatcctgggaaagctaatgttgtggcggatgcactcagccgcaagtctatgggcagcctagcagacgtgccatcagagagtaaagaaatggttcgcgatattcatcagttggctagtcttggagttcgctttgctgattctggagatgttggggtttctgttcgaggtattgctgagtcctctattacagaagatattaagcggcatcagtatgaggatcctattctggcaaagtacagagacgcagcgctggcacaggagaagactccgtttgagatttcacctaatggagtgttatttcacagaggcagattgtgtgtacctgacgttgcagggttgcggcgacaggttatgggcgaggcacattacgcccgatattctgttcacccagggtcgacgaagatgtaccatgatatcagatgcctatattggtgggacggtatgaaaagagatatagcagagttcgttgctcagtgtccaaattgccagcaggttaagattgagcaccagaagcccggtgggctattacaggagatagagataccgacgtggaagtgggagatcattaatatggactttattacaggtctacctcgcactccacggaggtatgattctatttgggttattgttgatcggctgacgaaatcagcccattttcttccggttcggaccacctattcagctgaggattatgccaagctttatgtcagggagattgtacgacttcatggagttcctgtgtctgttatttccgatagaggtgcccagtttacagctaagttctggagatcgtttcaggagggattggggacccaggtgagcctgagtacagccttccatccccagtccgacggacaggccgagcgcactattcagacattggaagatatgttgcgtgcctgtgctattgatttcaagggtagctgggacgatcatttaccgcttgttgagtttgcgtataataacagctaccactccagtattcagatggcaccatatgaggctttgtatggcaggaagtgtagatcaccgatcggttggtttgatgttggggagactgagttgattggcccagatgtggtccagcaggccgtggataaggtgaaacttattcgagaaagattgttggcagcccagagccgacagaaatcttatgccgataagcgacgtcgaccgttagagtttcagattggcgattgggtgttcctgaaagtgtcaccgatgaaaggtgttatgcgatttggcaagaaaggaaagctcagtccgagatatattgggccctatctgattattcgcaaaataggcaaggtggcctacgaattggatttgccagctgacttgggagcggtacacccggtatttcatgtttctatgcttcgtaagtgtattggtgacccttccagagtctttcctgtagaggacattcaggtcacagaggagctatcttatgaggagcagcctatagccatattggatcgccaggtaaaaaggttgcggaacaaagatatggcttctgttaaagtgctgtggcggaataataaccgagaggaaatgacctgggaagctgaggagcatatgaagaagaagtatcctcatttattttcagagcctacaggtaatccaattctctatttgactatgttgtttgataaatgaatcgttgatcaatgattgtattgttgtgatagttagtaaggaaactcccccaaattgttgtatgaccggtaaggttaatctgacattcgaggacgaatgttctaaagggggggaggatgttagaacccgtatttttgtacagtggaataatccggatttatttatgataagctaaggacaaaattattttgggatacaaagtcgggattcttgaccttcgaatttattttgagatataagttgtgcatgaatttattggtatggaacaattaggaaaatttgggaccaaaagtgaaaaattggaagaagaaaatcatCCACAActtccatggttggcccacacaattttgtgtcatcttttaattgggacaacacattaATGTGGGCCAAGGGATATTGTACACTCTTTATATTatataaaagatgacttctagtcATTATTCTTCATTCACCACACTTGGAAAAAAAAGGGGCAAAGCTGAAAACCTCCAAGGAGGCTCACGGCCAGCAGCAACAAAGATCAACTTCCATTTCttgtcctccaaaaattattttgatgatgtaaacccactatattgaggtccctaagtagcgtggaagcatcgttggagcgatcaacccattattttcatcttttggaaaccctaggctattggaaagttgaagaaggaaggtaagcattcattatgtttttgtgttatgaaggttatattcatgttgtagtatcttatagtggttggaaatcatgaaatatagtatgattggaagtgggttgtgtgatgggtgtgctagccgtgtaaatgggtattgtgattgggttgttgaataaattccttgtagcatgttaaattgttgtagtgtgtaggatggctaagaatcatcaacatatgtatatgtgtagtgttggTCGAAATGGGTCATATTATATGACAATGAACGAAtgaatatcgcttaatgttttagtcatcgtcattgtgaattctatgttggaaatgaatgtctaatgactcaaattgatgttgtagttgttgtgaactgatttggagatcattgtacatttaatgtattttgtatattgatgaaaatagcattgttagaatgtgaattgtgggtacaaatcatgattcgaaaatGAAGGAAAGGTTATAGGGGTGTCTCGGGTTTAGGGGCTGAATTCGGCCAAGTTGGAGAAAAATTTGGATTGTtgggaatgttgtatgaattgcttagaacgtccttaaatattgttggtatgggttcgggttagtatgtgaatgTATAAGCGTCGACGTTGGCTTGAATGCAAGTCATCAAAGtgaatttatgtaagttgttgaatgatggaaaagaaagctattattgttgatgttgctaggttggttattgttgttgttgttgattattttggccgagttaaattctcggggtggcctatttacaggggaaatgctgtccaaatttctgtagaattaagggcaaatttggaatttaatgcccaaaaagtctttagctaatgtttggcattttatggcttgtttgtagaccttgggcagcccgaatcatagtttggacttagcttgagttggatcatattggagagcgtttgaggtatgtaaagcaaccttccttcttttggcatgccttagtttcacataggctagattggagctttaagggaattccaaattcgagatccgagcatgttatgatccatatatatatattctttggcactcttatgtatgtttttatgaaatatgaaccatgatgtatttgaagtaatcgctttccgaaattcgcatggaaaatgttcgctttaaggaattttgtaatctctgaatgccatatttttcgcatagaggctcggatcgctccaataatttttataggagtttgcttgatgtataatgggtatgtttttcataggcggactcagttcgggtctatactcgtccgtgggtcccgcgacgccctttatgtaaattcgacaactttgaatcaaaaagtgataattattattccgatttcaaatatgactattttacttatccttcggatttataataatgattttatgcatatgattcctcactactccgctcgtgcctactatgatatcgttcgccggttcccgggccggttctgttgtcgtgcgcttttttgatatattccggtgttatgctgtgtttatggttcaccgtgctccttgctcgagggccgggttccacttatgtttggcgttatgctgtgtttggcgttatgctgtgttgtgatgtgtgacggggattcggagatttgaaactttctggtgttatgctgtgttgtggcgccatcgacaggcgggcgaccacattttccagtgccctatgcataatttatactttgggaataaacattttgatatgtattattttctatatatctgattcgattattattcagatttatttctgtaccttctgctttgcatactcagtacatatttcgtactgacccccttctccgggggctgcgtttcatgcccgcaggtacagacgcacagcctggtgatccacctgtttaggacaccctttctgctattcggagtgctcctctctttccggagcttatacttttggtatatatatttattagtgcatttgtatatattcgttcatgggtacggcggggccctgtcccgtcatatgattctgtcggtctgtttagaggtctgtggacatgtttgtgggttagggtctttctgtatgaatgtatgtacatgtcgtttgggcgatcccatacgccgaggcggccggtccgcatatgttgtttgggcgaccctatacgccgaggcggccggtccgcatatgtttatatattgcttggttagccctgtgtggcttccgttggtattttctgcgtgcagggtatattggatagtccgtaaaacaaaggaaactctgccgaaatttttctggaaattacctaaatttgaaataaagccttgtcggcttccgccatatactagaatgagttgatagaatttgagataatatttaatagatgggttcgggtgcccagatcgggcactagtcacggcctacggggttgggtcgtgacacttatggtGTTGCAAGGTTTAGATTCAAGGACCAATCTTTTTCAAGAAGGGAAGAATGATGCAAttcgagttgcctcaaggacatttCGAGAACCTTCCCGGGAATTCCAAGTGTGAATGATTGCGTCGGAGGATGAAGTGGAGCATCAAGATGGTCAAATgagtgaagaggaaagctacacgTGCAAAGAGGGGCTATTACATAAATGCATTTCACAACGAAAGActaaccaaacaaggcccttacttcattaagggtataattgtaatagctAGATGTCTTCCTTATTTTCCTAGCATAAGTAGTAGGCTAAACATTTCATTAGACTTAAGACTATTTTGATGATTGATATTTTGATACTCTATTGAGAGTTTGAGGGCTTGTTGAAGCCATTGATTGTGCTTGCCACATTGTTGAGAGGATTAGTTGCTTGGGACATTAGTtccccttgaggtcatcctaagaaaTTAGGTACTTAATAGTGTGTAATTACGAGGTCTTAGTTAATTAAGAACTCTGGTTGCCTAATTGTGCCTAtatttgtgtcaatctatctatcctttttcttttcttcttaatTTCTTGTTTCCACATATCCATTCTGGCAACACACACTACTTAAGAATTTCTCACCACAAAGAGtttgtggatatatatatatatatatatatatatatatatatatatatataatgggttggaTAAATTATGTTCTATTTTAGTTTTTTAGTGTATTTCATTTGATTTGATTGTGTTGCCGTAATAGTGCAAAATTGCAGTATTTTTTATGTTACCGTTAAGCTCCGTAGCTTGTAATATTTTTCAGAATATTTAGAGAATTACATATGCAGATGAAAAGAAATGTAATAGGCTTTAGCAGAGAAGTCAAGTTTAACCCTTGGTTGATTTATTTTTAAGGTTTTAGACACAAAAAGAGAGGTCTTTTTGAGTTTCCTACAAGTTTCACTTCTGTCATGGATATCAGGCTAGACAGGAAAAGAAAATGCCATCTCTTCATCAATTTTCTGGAGTTTTCTTTTTATGTTTTGATGTCATATAATGTGTTTATTTTGACACTAATTATTATTCGGCTACTCATTTTCATATGGTTAATCTGGATTTGTTGCAACCGCTGAAGCGTAGCCTTGCACATCATCCCCAGAATTGTTTTAGAGCGTTTAAAAGAAGTGTTTATATTTCAAATGTCAATaatgatacaaaaaaaaaatttaagcagGTAACTTCACTGCACGATAACAACATGTATCACCAACAACTCCTACCTACTCTAGCTAGCAACAAAGATACCAACTGGGCATCCATCAAATGTTGATCGAATACTTTTGAGGGACCGGGAACCAAGTGCTCCAAGATGTACTCAACAATTGAAGAGTTATATTTCAATAGAGTCCACCAACAAGGAGATAATGTGAGGTTTTAGTACTTTTTCAGGATGAGTGTATCCATCTTGGTTGTGCTTATAAGTGACATCAATAATGCGAGCAAGATTGAGAATACGAGTGAGAATCTTTGTAGAGACAGGAGTTGGTCGAAGGATTCCTTCATTTACATCCTTCCACGCTATTTCAGCCATTTCTTGAAATTTTTCCATTGCCTCTTCTGTTGATACGTCATAATCTCTCATGTAACACTCAATTCCAGTTGCAATCTGACCTCTACCCTTTTCAACCTGAAAGGAAATCATAACGTGTTGGTGTAAGTATGAATGGTATGGTTGTAGCACAAGTAAAATTAAAAATGTGAGTTTATTTGACGAAATTATACCTCATAGGTGGCTATGTCATCAATGACTCGACATAAGGTCACATTGGCTTCAAGAATTTTAGGGTTCTTGGCCAACCATTCAAAATCTTCCTTGTTAGCACACTTCATGCCTAAGTAGGATGTTGTCGTAAGCAGGTAATAGGTGCTAGTCGCTAATGCGTTGTTAAGATATTCAGAAACAGGCGGCATATATCCTTCAATGAACCATTTTGCTTCCACAAAATAGTTTCTCACAATTTCTTTCATCTGTAAAAACAATCGAAGACGTTCGATCATCAATACATATTCAATATATAAATTTCATTATGAACAAAAATGAGGAGAAAAAGCTACACAGTTGATTGATAAACTGATTAATATTGAGTTAACTAGTATAACGCATGACTCATACTCTTTCTTTTGCATAGTGAACAACTTCGGATCTGCCGTCCTTTGACAACTCCGATTCATAATCATTGTAGAGATCTAAAAGGGCTTTGTAACTGATTTTCATGTAATCTGGGAGCCGGTCAATTTGGTTAATATCCCACCTaataaatgaaaaagaaatgAATTTGGTAAGTTATCACTTTAACATAACATATATCATAGGAAGAAGGAGAAACGTCTAGTGTTTGACGGCTAGGCTTGTATTGGATTATAAATTGTAGGCAAAAATTCAAAATTGTAGACAAAATTCGAGAAGTAGTTCATACCTCTGTATGGCATCGGTGTAGACCTCAAGTTCTTTGACAATGCCATAAGCATCAAATGTGTCATCTACTATCGAAATCATTGCTATAGTCTTAGCAAGCATGACACGAGCTTCAGAATATTGAGGTTCAGCATACACTCCCACCGTCCAAAAGTAGCACTCGACTGCTCTGTCCCTAGCATATGGAAGTGTTGTCACAAAATCCAAATCTTTCCACCACCTACAAAGTAAGTAACAACATATCAGATTCTGAGAATTTACTATCAACaaataatttatatttataatGTAAATTGTCAACATACCTTGATACTTCGCTGAGTTCTTGCTTGTGCAACATCTGCAGTAAATTGAAATCCAATTTGGCAAATCGAAGCAACACATCATTCTTCAATTCCTCCTCATCATAGATGGAGATGAAGTAGCGTGTCTCAACTCTTGGTATGCTCTTATGGAGAGATTGCTCAAGGGCATGTGTCACTTGCTTACTCAGAGGTGACTTCAAATGTGGAGCTGCAGATTCAAGATGAGCAGTTGAGAAAGCAAGTGCGTCTTCCAAAATATCCTCTCCATGAATCCTTACATGTGAAGCTTCGTATAAGTTCAATAGACCCCCGATGTCGTTGCTAAGAGATTCCTTGAATTTTCCGTTTGCGTCTTGGAATCTGCTAAAGATTTCTGTTTTatgaagaaaaacaaaagatcAGTTTTCATGCAGAAAAAAGTATAAAACAAAAAGTCCCTGGTGTAAGCTACCAAGAACTATAGatataacaacaaacaaaaagcATATGTATCATACGTAATGGACCTACGTGGGGAGATATTGTAACCATGTTGTCTCAGTAGTCGAAAGTGAAGGGATAAAATGCACAAGTCATTGTATTCATGACCCATAAAGTTAGGATCAACATTGTAAGTCTGATCCAACATGTCTTCTATTTGTTTCTCAAAGTGATAGGCAATTCCAAGGCGTTCAACAATGTCAATCAGATTCAACTTTTCAACCAATGTTTTTCCTGCGGAAGCCGACATTAACATACTCCTTGTTTGTTCCTTCAAAGTTTCAATCTCTTGAGCATACTTTTCTGCAACCTGCAAATATATTAATGCATGTTCAAAGTCAGAAATGAACTTCCTTATGATCCAACAAGATAAGAAGACGAATTGACAAATTAAAGACCTGATTATTTATGGAGAATGAATGGAAATGATCACCCcaaagacttggagagaagtccGCGATGGGGCGGACAATCTCCTCCTCTTCGTAGTTACTGATTTCTGCAGCAGTTGGGGCCATTTCTAGTACTCTTAGCTTGTGGAAAATCAGAAAGAACTTAAATTCCTTTCCCTTCTTTTGTTTCTTATTAGGTGCTAGAGAAACCGAACAAGTGATGATGGAAATGGAAGTGAAGGAAATGAGTATTTATAATGTTTGGTGAGAGCCTTTGGCACAGCCATCTTTCACGATTGAAATTCTTGTTGAAGTAGTAGTCTGGTTGGCGGTTGCCACACTTGACTATATACTATATAGTCACTGGTCTATAGATATAATACTCCCTTATAATATGACAACatgcttttttctttttgaatttagCTTATAAATACTTGCAGCGTACAACATTAATTTATAACTACCTACCAGTGTATCTAAATTCTTGTGAACAGCATGCTTTTTCTTCTAAATTAGATCTACTTGTGAACAAGGGGCGTCTTTCACGTTTTCCAAATTCCTGTTACTGAATGCTGTCATCCACTCATCCTTGAATTCTTCCCCATCATCATAACTTGACTATATATATTGGTACTAAATATATTGTCATTgctagggctgttcacggttttggttaaaaccaaaaccaaatcgaattaaaaaatcgacatttggtttggtttgattttaaattttaaaaaccgataatatttggtttggttatggttatattaaaaaataaccgaataaataaccgaaccaaaccgataaattatatacataaattttataattatttatatgtataatattag
The sequence above is a segment of the Lycium barbarum isolate Lr01 chromosome 6, ASM1917538v2, whole genome shotgun sequence genome. Coding sequences within it:
- the LOC132644934 gene encoding vetispiradiene synthase 3; translated protein: MAPTAAEISNYEEEEIVRPIADFSPSLWGDHFHSFSINNQVAEKYAQEIETLKEQTRSMLMSASAGKTLVEKLNLIDIVERLGIAYHFEKQIEDMLDQTYNVDPNFMGHEYNDLCILSLHFRLLRQHGYNISPQIFSRFQDANGKFKESLSNDIGGLLNLYEASHVRIHGEDILEDALAFSTAHLESAAPHLKSPLSKQVTHALEQSLHKSIPRVETRYFISIYDEEELKNDVLLRFAKLDFNLLQMLHKQELSEVSRWWKDLDFVTTLPYARDRAVECYFWTVGVYAEPQYSEARVMLAKTIAMISIVDDTFDAYGIVKELEVYTDAIQRWDINQIDRLPDYMKISYKALLDLYNDYESELSKDGRSEVVHYAKERMKEIVRNYFVEAKWFIEGYMPPVSEYLNNALATSTYYLLTTTSYLGMKCANKEDFEWLAKNPKILEANVTLCRVIDDIATYEVEKGRGQIATGIECYMRDYDVSTEEAMEKFQEMAEIAWKDVNEGILRPTPVSTKILTRILNLARIIDVTYKHNQDGYTHPEKVLKPHIISLLVDSIEI